TTGATAATGACTTCTAGTCCAATATATATACATGTTATACAACATGTATAATAACTTGAAATCCTCAATGCTAAAGAGATGGGTGGTAAATGTAAAAAAGGTCGATTGTGCAACAGAATGTGGTGTCAGGGATGAtcggagttgtggctcttcacctggcctggaactcaccacctggttgtgcaccacgctgaccagtttggccagttgttgtatctttgcaagagttgcagagaactggctgaagaccccgacaaactctccaagccttctcactcttgcttccacagaagtcttcacccttcttcaacagggtcctgctggttcttgtagcttcacccaagataccagacaactcagtagtcttatataaaagatctactttattctactatatacacagctccaaacaatactcaactcctcactctccaacccacacaacaatccactactacccacaaaatgcattgggatgtatagtccttattatagccaaatcatggtaccacctactgtggtctgtttccacccagtaggcgtgtacatcattcccattggttctccttgttcatcccacaattaatgatttcatcatctcagccttgaccacttaacaattgtcaggtgtgtccaattatccactctgcaattcttgtccttggcattcagcacttgttaattgtcttaccattcacacctgtgtggttctctattggcttctgctgagtcactctgactctcacatacatcttttatttctcttactgtaagtcccatgttgctttttccttaacatgtggCATAGGATCTTTGGTCCTAAGTACCAATGAAGCATGTTTTATTCCCTTTCAGGATAAAGAAAGACACCAATCCTTATTGGCAGCCACTGTGAAATATAGCCAGCCAGTTTCAAGGGTTCTCACTAAGTGAGAAGCTCATACTTCTCTCTGCAATGGGTATGTATGTGATCAAATGGCAGCCACTTGAATAGAATGACAGATGTACCTAGGAGTACATCAAGAACATTGCTACCTGTTATATTCACCACTCCATAGTTCTATGCTATCCAGTGAGAATTCCAACCAACATGTAGATAAAGGATAGGGAATCTTTGGCCTTCCAGGTTGTTTGTACCACAACTCCCACAATGCTTTCCATATTGAgtggactgatgggagttgtagtagagTAAAACATGTTTAATGCCAACGTAGGTAAAGCTAGGGACAAAAATAATAGATAGCTAGGAAAGGAGGAGCTGTTGATTCCTTCTTCCACTTGTTGCCCATCTCTTTCCTTAACAGATAACATATTCTTTGTGTTAGAATATCAAGGAGCAAGGAAAATTAGCTGCCaagaacagaaaaggaaatacagtggtaccctgggatacgaattgatcgcgttacgaaatttccgggatacgaaaaaattaaattggaaaaaactgttccgggttacgatatttttttcgggttacgaaaaaaatatcggcgcgaaattcaaatgcgaagcgcggctagcggctttccagccgctagccgcgcttcggaaaagccttttcgggttgcgaacgccgcggcggaatgaattaatttcgtaacccgaggtagcactgtaaaaTCATGAAGGAAGAGAATCAGTTGCTCTGATTGTTGGTTTTAGGTGCTGATCgctattgtttttgttgtaacCAATACATTTATTGTGACACACCTGTCAAAAGTACTGTAATCTTCATTTCACTGGATGTACGACGTGTCAGTAAAGACCAAGataaacagaaaatgaaatgtaaataCAGAAAGTTAATCCAAAGGCTGAGAACTTTGCTTGGCCAAAAGTTCTTTTCTGCAACTAGGACATGGAACTCAGCAAATTAGTGAAGCTTCATTTTCCACGCACACCATTTCTCCATATAAGCCACTGGATGCAATTCATCCCTTCCTTTTGTAAATGGCTGGGTCTAAAgccatcaaaatacaaaagacCTGCAAGTAATGTGCCACATAGGTATGAATAACATTCTGAATCACCAATGTACCtcagtttctgcacagaaagtaatTACCTTTTTCCCTTTCACACTTGAAGAACTTTCAATTGGAACTAGTTGTGGAATTTCTCTATCTTCTTCCTCTGATTCGACTGTGGCAGAGAGGCACACCATTTCCAGATCTGGTCTTCCAGCATCAGGGGCatcacttttatttattattgttgtgctGTCCCCTTtagcattatttttaattttagtcttttctttctttttctgtgtccGAACATcctttaaaaaggtattaaaacaTTGTCAAGAAACCAGCCTATTCATCAAAAGGTCACTAATTTACAGAGAAATGGGGGTATTTGAGCAAAAATACAGTACAAGCACATAAACTGCTAACCCATTCACAGCATTTGGTATATGCTGGTACGTATTAAGACTATGTTAACAACCCAATTTAGAATGGTAGAGGGACTGACAATGAACTGGAAAAAAGATTTATTGATTGATACagagaaaattaaaatttggctaccagaaATCGACAGATTAATTCAAGGAGGAACCATTTGAAGATTAACTGACAGCTTTGAAAGGTGAAGTGGAAACCGCTACTCAAAAAacatgggaggaagagagggcatGCCAATACATCTGCTTCAAGCTAGAGACAGAATCTAGtcaagttctaactaaaatctgtcaacaaacatggaaaacaaaataatagccTACAGATTTGGAATTGCTCAATATAAATTCCAGTCCCCTGGAATTTAGAGGATatcagggattgcagtaaccataaGACCACAGCATTAATTTCCAATGCAAGCAAAGTGCTGCTCAAAATGCTACAACTACCTTTACCATATCTTTACCATACTGTATcttggagtgagaaatgccaggtGTCTTCCCTTCCTTCAGGGCCATTCTGTTGAAGATTTTtacattctctttccccttccttagacagatagagatttcctgcatgcaaactctctcctctctctctctttcaaactaACTATGTGATTTAGGTCAACCCTCCCCTTTGGAACTAACAGATTCACTCGCTCAAGATTTCCAACTGAACTGTTggttttctgcttccctccactctcaactttctttggaaacatAGTGAGATAAAGATCTCTTTTTagctgaactattcactagctagattaggatatagtcTTTATGacggcacatttctgctactctgctgatttaaagctggACCCTAACTGGCTTGGCttggatatttaaatatttttgtttccttacctaggctaaagccttaggaaacttaaattaccctacacaTTCAAAGGCTATGCTATAATATATAAAACACAGGCTGATTTCCTTCTGAAATTCTTTAGTGTGCTCCAtcatccaatgtatgtttgcagtatgattCCCAGTGCGTCTTCCTTTCCTTCAGGAAGGAAATCCTACACTGGATATtctacattggataatggagcaaacTAATGAATTTCAGATTAGTCTATGTTTTATAGTTTATAGCAAACCCTTTGACTGTGCAGAAAGACCATAAAAaacttaaagaaatgagtgtgctagaatatttgattgtcctgatgtgtaacgtGTACTTAGAAAAGAATATGGacaaacaaaatggtttccaattggcaagggggtcaggcaagactacattttatcatcctatctgtcCAATAGAAGCGGAAGAAAGCAGAAGACTTTAAATGATTTCTGAAGAAAGTCGATAAAGAAAGCACTCCGTATGCACTGGCCAAGCTCTTACCTGTATTGCAGTGTCTGTATGTTTCTGAATAGCATCTGATTTGGAATTACTCCAAGTAACGAGTGGAAGGGCAACAGATTTGTCTGTTTTGAGATGAAGAATTTTAACACTTTTCCAGATCTGAAACAATAAAGACAAAAAGGTAAAGGAAGAAAGGCACATATCAAACAGCTGTTTAAAAGCTATACAAGTCCAAACATATGCATATGCAAACGAATGAGTTTTACCTTAACTTGCACACTAGACAAGTATGGAGAGGATTTGCTTTAACGTCACCACTTTTTGAGTATTATTACCTGTGGTGCTTTAGCAGCAATCACTTTGGCAGCAGCAATAATGTTCTCAGAAATCTTCCCAGCATCCATGCCAGTGTGACCAATGTGTGCTgaactgaaaaaaacaacaaagagccAGTTATGTTTTGCTAGTTACAATGCTGGACTGGGACTTAGCATGTTTAATTCCAATTCCCATTACTAGTCATTGTGTGAGCTTGAGCCACTCATCTCTCTAAGCCTGCCTCATACAAGTACTGTGAAAATAACAAGGGGAAGAGAAAACCCACATGCTGCCTTggataatagaattggaagaggccacaagggccatccaatccaacccactgccatgcaggaatacaaaatcatcacagatggccatccagcctgttttaaagcctccaaaggagaccccATTACatttcaaggcagcatattccactgtcaaacagctcttactgtcaagaggttcttcctgtTGTTTAGGTAAAATCAATTTTCCTGTAGTGTGAATTCACTGCTCTGTGTTCTTGTCTccagaggagcagaaaacaaacttgctctctcctcaatatgacactgcttcaaatatttaaacacggctaagCAATATCCAGGCTActgaatatgaaataaaatacttACTAGCAACAACCCTTGTTGGTGACTGGAAGAATAGTTCCTTGGACGTGCTTGTTTATCTCCTTAGCCAAATCCTTTGCACGCAAGTTCACAGACAAAGGAGCTCTTAAATGGAAGCGAAATGTGAGATTTGAGTAAAAGGCAAACAAGCTTCCTTAAAGAAACCTGGTACAAAAGAATGCTTACTTTTTACTCTTATAGAAGTGCTTCCCTATGTGCGATGGTAGAAGCCTTCGAATACGATCATCAGAAAGAAACAAGGTGAACCGAGACAGAAGACGACGTTTGGCTTCAAAAGGCTTGTATTCTTTTTTGAGTGTTTTATAGGAGATCACCTTCCAAAAATAGGGAGGAGGGGAGCAGGAAGAGATTGAATCGCATCAACATTTACTACTGCATCCTTATTATGACAGTTAACAGCTTAACGTTAGGTGACAAGAAAGAAGTACGTGTATTTTCCATCAagaacaggtcttttgtaaatGTAATGGCTCTTAATTGCCTGTTCAAGACTTCCTCAAATATTTTCCAGTACAGTACAACAGGGATCCATCACATCCTTCTGTTGACACCCTACTAGAAGAAGTACAGCTTAGTTCACTCAGAACAGGGAAGCCCAAAGGGGGTGATGGCAATGGCCAATGGCATCTTCACTTGCAGATCAGCGCTCTGACCCTGCAAACACATTTAGCACACCTAAAAAAGACATAGCACTTGATGAACATTGGTGTCTTTCATACCTCAGTAATGCTTGTGATCCCGTGTTGGGACAACAACTTCTTGTACAAGTTCTCTGTCTGTTCCGCTGTTAAACCAGGCTCATCTTTTGTGAAGAGGCAAACCTCGACTGTTGCAGGCTGGGTATTATGAGGCAGTGGTCTAGAACAAATGGAACAGGGGCATTTAGAGAAGttaccaaagttttttttttcttggaggtTAACCTCAAATGCAGGGAAGCCAAAGTATGGCATCCATAGCCATACTTTACATTGGGGCTGCAACCATTTTACTACTGGCAAATAATGCTCTGCCATGCCTATTCTATTGACCTTGATTCCTcccaggttccccccccccaaataaataatagaattgtagagttggaagagaccacaagggccagccagtccaaacccctgccatgcaggaactctcattcaaagcatccctgacagatggccatccagcctctgtttaaagacctctaaggaaggagacttccacagtcaaacagaccttactgtcaggaagctcctcctaacgttgaggtgaaatcccttttcctgcagtttgcatccactgttgtgtgttctagtctctggagcagcagaaaacaagcttgctccctcttcaatatgacatcccttcaaatatttgaacagggctatcatatcacctcttaaccttctcttctccaagctaaacatccccagctccctaaatcgttcctcatagagcatggtttccagatccttcaccattttagtcaccctcctttggacacgctccagtttatcaacatcttttttgaattttggtgcccagaactggatgcaatattccaggtgaggcctgaccaaagcagaacagagtgccactattacttcccttgatctagacactatatttctatcgatgcagcctagaattgtattggccgtgttagctgccgtatcgcactgttgactcatgttcaacttgtggtctacttggattcctagatccctttcatatgtagccTGCTTAAGTTGTAAGCTGTCTCTTCTAGAAATACCAGGATTGGCAATTCACAGGCTCCAAGCCTGTTCAAGAAACACctattttaagaagaaaaaaacccagaagggAAAAGCTGGGTTGTTTTGGATTTCGTTTACCACAATAAGCTAAGAAAACTGTTCTTTCAAAACTTGAAGTGGATGTCCTGCCACTTCCAGTTTTCCCCCTCACTTTTTGGCAGTCCGTGTGATGATGCTTGGAGAGTACAAAAGCGTAGAAAACTGGGTAGTGGAACAGCTGAAGCTGCACGCTCCTGCCCTACATTTTTGCCATCAATGCCACCCACCAGGGACTGCACAACCACAATTTTGTGGCATCTATCAATTACACTGTTGCCATTATCAAAATTCAGTCACTAAAGTGGCTCTCTTTGGGAAGGGAAGGTGGCAGTCTACCCACTTGCACCATTGAGCAGTGACAATGTGTAAGGCATAGAGCTGTCTTAAGATCTGGAGCAGAGGAAGATCTTGGTTGCATTATTTTCTGCAACAGTATTCAGTGTTTTGGGGCTACCAGCATCAATGACAAAGTAGAGGTGGCAATGGGGCCGGAGGCTCATGTGTTGCTCACCTGGTTTTTAAACTTACATTTTGATGACTTGCTCACGTGGCGGGATCTTCCAGACAGTGACCATCAAAAAGAATTTCTGGTCCTCATTCAACAGCAGTTTCTCAGctgttttcttcttgttcttgctcCATGCAAGCAACGCTAGAGCTGCCCTTTTAATCTGAAatagttattatttttgctttctaacTTTCCATAAAACTTTTCAGTGTTTCGTGACAACTGTGGGCGCTCAGTTGGGTTGAGAAACAGcttggaaatgtcacttttttggactacaactcccagagtttcCCAAATTGGCACATCAGCCAGTGTCCATGATGACTGGGGGAATTTACAACTCCAACAATACTTCCCAAGCTATGAGAGGCCTTTGCCTAATCATGCTCAATGATCCTAACAGTGGAACCCTGGTTTAAGCCCCAAACTTGTGTTCATACACCACCAGTGAATTAGACAAACTGGGCGAGGGTTTCGAACTGGGCCTCCCCAACTCTACTCCCCACTCCAACCATCACTCTAGGGCTCTTCTTTAACAAAGTAGACCAATCTAAGCTGCCAGAAGAGAGCTGGTCCTTTTATGGCCCTCCCAATGTTGCTGGACTCCAACACGCATCCCCATTCACCCACCTCCGCTTTCTCAGCTAAGGATGATAGGAGCTGCAAGCCAACCACACCTgggagcaatagcaagtacatttctataccacttatcattgcacttaagcactccctaagcagtttacaaagtgtaagctaactgcccctaactgtctgggtactcattttagtcacctacgaaaggatgcaaggctgagccccggctggtattgaactcgcaaccctcACAACTTGTggtttaattcaaagatatattagtctgtagaatctggTTTTTGCCTAGGACAAGGACTCTGGGCATTCGCccctcagccgtggaaacccaatgggtaaccttgggcaagtcgcactctctcaccttcagggctagaattcaaagatatagccatgtcagtctgtggAGTcagtgatcttgcagcacctttgagactcacggaaagaaagaagttggcagtctacttcctcagattggTTTGCTGTGAAGCCTATGACagcgcatgctgccaatttcattcttaaagttaggccccatacagactgccaaaataaagctgcttcgggtcactttggagttagtctgtttaaatgatgcatgcatcctaagagtcctgaagctgtgccaaagctgtgctccagtccttaggactagactgtggctttggcacggcttccggactcttaggacatatacaacatttaaacagcatacctccaaagtgacccgaagcagctttattttggcagcctgtataGAGCCAGTGTGTGGAAAGATCTtgtggcccctttgagactcactgaaaggaagaagttgtcagcatgagctttgctagacttcagtctctacttcctcagatgcatattattattatttgttcaaAGGTAATAATAGTCTGCAAAATGAATgtataaagggatcttgtagcacctttgagactcactgaaagaaagaaattggcagcgtgagcCTCCATAGACTTCAgcctctacttcctcagatgcatattattatagagacccccaaatgcatctgaggaagtgggtttaagtctaggaaagctcagctGCCAATTCGGCTCCAAGGTGCCTCAGGATCCCTCCACAGACAGCTACCTCTCTCCATTCAAACCCTGGACCCCGAAAAAGCCCACCTGCTGGGGATCCAGGGGGAGAAGCGCCCCCTTCGCTGCCCCGGCTTCCATGCCTCCGCTGCCGCTCCACGTGCGTCGCTACTCGCTTCCGCAGTCGCTCCTCAGTGACGTCACCGGAAGCCCCCTTCTCTGACGCGCGCGGGACCAGACCCAACTTCCGGGAAGGGAAGGACCAATAGGAGCCCAGAACTTCCACTAGGCTGGGAGGCactcagttaaagcagtcccaaactggagaaataactctgtctggctcaaggctatggcattctgggccccacaacgtactccaactcccagaatgccatagccttgagccagacagagAGTTAAGAAGTTAAAAGGggttagaatcctagaattggaagagaccccaagaagggccctgatccagtgcaagccccttcttcttctgccatgcaggaactctccttaaaagcatcccattgacagatggccatctagcctctgcttaaagaaccccaaggaaggagactccattatactccgaggaaggaatgtgttccgctgtcgaacagcccttactgtcaggaagttcctttaatgttgagctggaatctcttttcctggaccttgcatccattgttctgggtcttgttctctggagcagcagaaaagaagcttgctccctcctcactatgacttcccttcaaatacttaaacagggctatcatatcaccccttaaaccttctcttctccagactaaacatccccagctccctcagtcattcctcatagggcttcatggtttccaggcccttcaccattttggtccccctcctttagacacatcatggctccagtttctctgcatcctttttgaattgttttgcccagaacttgacacagtattattccaggcagggcctgaccagagcagaatagagtggcactattactggaACTAACAAACCAGAAGGTCTGGTATACAGACATTGTCGAACCCAAAGTGCTGAACTGAAGCTAACATGAAGGGCTTCTCGGTGGGAAACTGGCCCATAAAGCAGTTGTGGAGTGGATGGGGCTACTGCCAAAACGCCTCTAATATCTCCAAGGAGGTTCTGAAGCtaactgcgcaggcgcagaataacccatggatgcaaactgcaggaaaagagattctacctcaacattaggaagaacttcctgacagtaagggctgtttgacagtggaagtacctccttcctcagagtggagtctccttccttgtaggtctttaaacagaggctggatggccatctgtcaatggggatgctctgattgagagttcctgcatggcagaatggggatggactggatggatcttgcagtctcttccaactctatgattttatgaccacaaagaagaagagagccttctcagtggatgctcccaccatcaggaataataataacaataacaataatatattcctgcctctccctgatgGATCCCTCTTCTATGAGAGGCTAAGCTGGCCCTTGTCCTGCTTTCCTTTTACTGGCAggctattttttccctttctttcaggaaggcattttaaaaccatggcaggtggcttttatatgggatgttgttaacctttgtatgtttttatgttaattttatattgtttcaactgggttaatttgtttttttatttgttgtaaagGTTTTAAAGTGTCCCCCCCTTTTAATAATAAAGGTAATTTGTCTAATTCAATCATGTCTAAGCATTTCTTTAACCAATTGTCCAAACCCGGcgcttctttttgtttccagtgTTTTGCATTATGTTATTCTTGCTGACATAAGCATAtacaatataaattttaaatgctttctttcttgtttctcatCCATTATATTCAATATACTGTAAGAAAGAACACAACTGCCTTTCTTTGCCGGAGAAATTTCATACCAATCTATAGCTGAGAAGAAAACTCTACAGCAAGCCAGTCCGTCCTTGTTCAAAAACTGCACATtgaaacaaacacaacaaaatatgtACTGTTAAATGCAAGCAGAATGGCACCAATAATAACCTTTTCACAGTCCCTTTAGTCTCCTTTTAAGGAGGCACTGCTGATCTTTTCTAGTCACAAAAAGACATGGTGGGTAGGCTCTGTAGAGGTCCTGGAGACAGGGACAGTACCATCCTCAGACATTGAAATCACAATTATAGCAGTggttccacttgaactgccatggcctcATCCCTTGGAGTCCTGTATCCCTAGGTCCAACATGTCACTAGAGTAGTGgttctctggtcctccagatgtcctggatatcaactcccagaagctgcaGCCAGCATGACCTGGGAGCTGAGGTACAAAGCACCCAAAGGCTGAGAGCTATGGGGTTCAAGCGTGGTGGTTTAATTTCAAaacacccctccctaaactacagatcccaggattacataaaatggagccatggtgATTAAAGTGGATTCTAGTGCTGCAGTGGCATTCTGTGAGAGCACCTTGAGAAAATGCCTGTGAAAAATGCCTGAAAGGACCATTAGAGTTAACTTTTTAAAGTAAGTAGGAACATCACTTGACACACAGATCATTGCTAGTCCAGAGCCATTGAATCATGTGCTCAGTGGTAAGACAACACACTTGTGTGCCAGCCATGGCCATTTTTAGCAGTATCAGATCTAGCCATGGTGACACATACCTACTTACATCTAGGTGTGTGACAAGAATTTGTTGCTGTTCCATAAAAATAAAGGATGTTTCCCCCTCAGTCCCTTTATAAGCCAAGCACTTTGCCAGCTGCTCACTCAGATGTGAGAATTTTCTGacacttcatttgcaaatgaagcaACTGGGCAGGCACTTCCAGGGAAAACTTGATGTGCAGGAAGTTTACTGTTTGCACACTTTACATATACAATGTCTCTCAGCAGACAGCAGCCATTCAGACAGGCTATTTCATTAATGCGGTTCATTCTGCTTCTATATAAAAAAACGAGATGTGCTTGGTTTAAAGCTTTTTCTTCCAAACACTTCACTGGTTTCCCACCCCCGCCTTGCAGCAGTGAACCATAAAACTCTCAATTTGCTTACATCGTCTCAGACTAGGACGGCCATTTTCTGGATTCTTGGATCCAGGCAGCCATTGCGTCTGTTCACTGCTAGGCGTTCTTTATTCTTACTCTACAAAAACGTAGCAATTGTTAGATTGTGTTCCTTTATGTGGTGTGTCATTTTTAAGAATGCAGTTAATCCGCAGAACATAGACTGACAAAATCCTCCCCTTCAAAAGCATCAGGAAACTCTCTGACTTTCTAAGGGAAGGGTACAGCAAGATGCTTTTTCATAAGAAAAAGGATATGACTGAAAACCCAGTTTGCCTAtcaaaaacctctccatttaaatccacttgcttctctttctgctccgttttgcaagacctggcttcctatggaaaaaaacctctccatttaaacttacttgcttctttctctgctctgttttgcaagccctggcttcctataaaaacacccctctccatttaaaaccatctctccagtctcTTTTGCAAGAcattgcttcctatggaaacaacaccttgcttcctatggaaacaactctccatttaaaatttgcttcctttctcaatccgatgtttaaacctccagcacctgggaattggttgggagaggtccagagaaggaggaggaggagggacggaagtggtatttccccctttccatccttccttattgccccctaagttttaccctcgacttatccactggtcatatcaaaactaaggattttgaccctgaaaccttccctcgacttatacatgaggttgacttgtacatgagtatatacggtaaagcaccacattttaaatagttttcacCAATGGTAATCTTAATACAAAGGAGAGGTTGAGAAGAATAGTACAATTTAAGTATACACCATTAGCTAATCTTAGATTATTCTTTGAAAGAAGTTACATTAGTTTATTATAGAAGCAAATATCTGAATTATTaagtttttataaaaaaagatatAACTTCCTAATTTCCAGAAAAATAAAAGCCAGAAATATGCAgacataataaaatttatttaattttttcatgCATTACGGCAGCTACAAGTGTAGTCATATGAAACTGAAGGACAATCAACTTTGCTTTGTCCATACAATGTAGCCTTACGTGAAATGGATGGGAGTTCCATGATTACAAGTAAACAAAGAGGGGGCAAACATTTCAAATTTAGAAACAGTCACATGACTGCACCTTGGGGAAAGGGCACATTACTCTTTGAACATACAGTTGTAAAAGATATAATCAGAAAAGCATTTTGGACCATTTTGGGAACCAGCCTTCTATATGAAACTAATAGTGGAGATTGCCATTAAATACTTGAGCATCATTGCACATAAATCACTTTCTGCTTTCCCTCCAGTTTGTTTCACAATGGCACAGATCCCATGCGCCATCTATGCACAAATATATGCTTTGCTACCGTTCCTTTGAACTGCCAACCACAAATCCTGTAATTCACTTTGCCTCCCTCTAGCTCAGAATGCTTTCATGTGCAGAAATTTATAGCCTGCGTTTGTTACAAACCCAATTCTAATGAGAAAACCTTCAATATTAAATTGTATCAGTTCAGTGCGATGTTATCCAGCTGCTGTCAGCTGAAcgctgaatacaaac
This genomic stretch from Sceloporus undulatus isolate JIND9_A2432 ecotype Alabama chromosome 8, SceUnd_v1.1, whole genome shotgun sequence harbors:
- the RSL1D1 gene encoding ribosomal L1 domain-containing protein 1; the encoded protein is MEAGAAKGALLPLDPQQIKRAALALLAWSKNKKKTAEKLLLNEDQKFFLMVTVWKIPPREQVIKIPLPHNTQPATVEVCLFTKDEPGLTAEQTENLYKKLLSQHGITSITEVISYKTLKKEYKPFEAKRRLLSRFTLFLSDDRIRRLLPSHIGKHFYKSKKAPLSVNLRAKDLAKEINKHVQGTILPVTNKGCCYSAHIGHTGMDAGKISENIIAAAKVIAAKAPQIWKSVKILHLKTDKSVALPLVTWSNSKSDAIQKHTDTAIQDVRTQKKKEKTKIKNNAKGDSTTIINKSDAPDAGRPDLEMVCLSATVESEEEDREIPQLVPIESSSSVKGKKVIQPSPAPGRKVKPDTKGSPTLLGKRKMLPSLETPEVQPETPGDGSGLQTPKLQRQYKTPETPKQKVSEKKQGGKKQTPAANSSQTPKMVKAVRSSKKGSQTPAQELKKVKVP